TTCACCAGCAAACGGGCTGCACAGGAAGGTCTGCAAAAGAAAAAACTGACCTTTGGCTTGCAGCCCGAGAAATTTGAAGGTGCAGAGGTGTTCGTGCTGCCCTCCACCAGTCCTCTGGCCGATTCCCATTTCAATCTGGAGCACTGGCAAAAGTTGGCCGAGCATGTTCAGGTGCTAAAATAAAAACATCTTTTTCAAAAGGAGATTTTGAATGAAAAAGCGTATGCTGCTCTTTGTTTTGCTTTTGGCAGGGTGTGATCAGGTGATACGGCTCCAACCTGGAGAGCTCTTTGCCAGAGGGATATACATGAACCACACCATCACGGAAAGTCTAAAGCCTTGCCCAGGTGGGTTGAAAGCCACTTTCTCCATACGCGGTCAGCAGTACACCTACACAGCACCTGTGAATGAAGTGGTCAGCACCATGACTCCTGATTTTCTTGCTGGTGACATTGTAAATGTGCAGGCTTTGTGTCTTGGACAAGAAGGTGAAGTGCTTGGGGAGTCGTCTGGCTCAAGGCGTGTATCAAGTGAAAGAATAGGCCCTCCTTCAGCAGGATTGTATGTCTTCCCACCTCTGAAGTCTGAGACGGATCACAACCCCCGGTGGGGTGTGCGCTGAGGGTTTTGGCAAAGAACCGCATCTCAAGATGCGGTTCTTTGTTGTTGATCAAATGAGGTTTTCTTCCAGTTCCCAGAGGCGTTCCAATCTTTCTCTGGCCCGGATCACCTTGAATTCACCATCCCACAGCACTTCAGCGGGTCTGGGCCGGGTCAGGTAGGTGCTGGACATCACGGCCCCATAAGCCCCAGCCTGTTCCAGAGCCAGCAGGTCTCCGCTGGTGGGGAGGGGCAATTCCACGTCTCTGGCCAGCAGGTCGCCACTTTCACAGGCAGGTCCAGCCAGATCGAAGCGGTCTTTTTGCTCATGGTCCCACAGGGGATTGAGGGGGTGCTGTGCCCCATAGAGCATCGGGCGCAGGATTTCGGTCATGCCAGCATCCAGCAGGACAAACTTGCGGGCGGTTTCTTTGGTGCCCACCACTCGGGTCAGCAGGGTTCCACTTTCGGAAACCAGAAAGCGTCCCGGTTCCACCCAGAGTTCTGCGCCAAAAGATTTTGCAGCTTCAAATGCAATCTTGGCGATGCCTTCCAGATCGGCATTCAGACCCCATCCGCCCCCCACATCCAGCACTTCCAGATGGCCCACTTCATCGGACAGGTGGGCGACTTTCTCGAAGGCCTCGCGGAAATCTTCAGGGTTCTGAATGGCACTCCCGATGTGGAGGTGCAAACCCCGCACGTGCAATCCGGCCTGACGGGCCTCTTCCAGAGCTTCTGCTGCATGCCCCAGAGGAATCCCAAACTTGGAGGTGGCTTCTCCGGTGGCAAGGTGCGAGTGGGTGGATACATGCAGCTCGGGATTCACCCGGACAATCACCTTTGCGCCGGGTTGCAAAAGATGTGCTTCACCCAGACGGTCCAGAATGAAGGTGGCCCCCACCTCCTGCCCGAGTCGGTACTCTTCAGGGGTTTTGGCCGGTCCATTCACCAGAATGTTC
This genomic window from Deinococcus misasensis DSM 22328 contains:
- the lysA gene encoding diaminopimelate decarboxylase, producing the protein MLSRDQLIQAAETYGTPLYVYDARVLDRQIQRAMQAFDGARIFFAMKANSNLHIVRRMNGHGLGFEVVSYGELQKALYAGVPGENILVNGPAKTPEEYRLGQEVGATFILDRLGEAHLLQPGAKVIVRVNPELHVSTHSHLATGEATSKFGIPLGHAAEALEEARQAGLHVRGLHLHIGSAIQNPEDFREAFEKVAHLSDEVGHLEVLDVGGGWGLNADLEGIAKIAFEAAKSFGAELWVEPGRFLVSESGTLLTRVVGTKETARKFVLLDAGMTEILRPMLYGAQHPLNPLWDHEQKDRFDLAGPACESGDLLARDVELPLPTSGDLLALEQAGAYGAVMSSTYLTRPRPAEVLWDGEFKVIRARERLERLWELEENLI